From a single Mycolicibacterium mengxianglii genomic region:
- a CDS encoding DUF6394 family protein: MNLEKVVFGFFVLFAATLNFGFFLGDIGDPELHNSYELYAAVVVNLVATILKFGDRTQIGAVHLATSLVADLQLISATLVWGYASYVATEGLTREATASVVSLSGGALMANIVSVVLLVVETVSFQRR, translated from the coding sequence ATGAACCTCGAGAAGGTCGTTTTCGGATTCTTCGTGCTCTTCGCCGCGACGCTGAACTTCGGCTTCTTCCTCGGCGATATCGGCGACCCCGAACTGCACAACAGCTACGAGCTCTACGCCGCGGTGGTGGTGAACCTCGTCGCGACAATCCTCAAGTTCGGTGACCGCACCCAGATCGGGGCGGTACACCTGGCCACCAGCCTGGTCGCCGACCTCCAGCTCATTTCCGCGACGCTCGTGTGGGGGTACGCCTCCTACGTCGCCACCGAGGGCCTGACCCGGGAGGCCACCGCCAGCGTGGTCTCCCTGTCCGGCGGCGCGCTGATGGCGAACATCGTGTCGGTCGTCTTGCTGGTGGTCGAGACCGTGTCTTTTCAGCGCCGTTAG
- a CDS encoding potassium channel family protein yields MSNPLLLFWYRLFATESEHRSPRWRVPMSTSRNASATIFLVMRRMRVPLIVMIVIFAITTLGLTLIPGQDAQGHPWRMGFFDAFYVMSYTGSTIGFGEIPYPFTYNQRMWLTISIYLTVVGWAYAIGSLLALLQERGFRQAIALQHFTRKVDRMREPFLLIVGYGRTGELLARSLDALGRRFVVIDSDDARIDDLDMDSYHADVPGLVADGGDPGHLAIAGLDLPSCEGVLALTDDDEANLAVVQATALLRPDLLVISRAVSPATAERMRAFGTPTVVNPFDRFGDHLRVALRAPASYQLMTWLESGPGARLPPRGSPPSNGHWVICGYGRFGREVTQDLRAEGLDVTVVESEDVAEERPDTIAGYGYEPGVLTRAGIERAVGFVAGTDNDTTNLSLIASARRANPTLFVAARQNKAASAPLFAAVDVDSMLVPADVVAHEVYALLATPLMWRFLREVPRREDAWAAAIIDRLTLLCGEQLQAVWKVRLTATEAPALKAWLAEGGARLGDLLRNPDDRDEPLHAVPLLLARAAGGGDDSGFVLAPDDDVVLAPDDELLLVGWPSARRLLDATLLVDATREYVVHGRHVPSSWVWRKLSRRTA; encoded by the coding sequence GTGAGCAATCCACTGCTGTTGTTCTGGTACCGCCTGTTCGCCACGGAGTCGGAGCACCGCTCGCCGCGCTGGCGGGTGCCGATGTCCACCTCCCGGAATGCTTCGGCCACAATCTTTTTGGTCATGCGCCGGATGAGGGTGCCGCTGATCGTCATGATCGTGATTTTCGCAATCACCACCCTGGGTCTCACGCTGATCCCCGGCCAGGATGCGCAGGGCCACCCGTGGCGCATGGGCTTCTTCGATGCCTTCTATGTGATGAGCTATACCGGCTCTACCATCGGCTTCGGCGAGATCCCATACCCGTTCACCTACAACCAGCGCATGTGGTTGACGATCTCGATCTACCTCACGGTGGTGGGCTGGGCCTACGCAATCGGATCACTTCTGGCCCTGCTGCAGGAGCGTGGTTTTCGGCAGGCGATCGCCCTGCAACACTTCACGCGCAAGGTCGACCGGATGCGCGAACCGTTCCTACTCATCGTCGGATACGGGCGCACCGGTGAGCTCCTGGCCCGCTCGCTGGATGCGCTGGGACGACGCTTCGTGGTGATCGACAGCGACGACGCGCGAATTGATGACCTCGACATGGACTCGTACCACGCGGACGTGCCCGGCCTCGTCGCCGATGGCGGCGACCCCGGACACCTGGCCATCGCGGGCCTGGACCTGCCGTCCTGCGAGGGCGTGCTAGCGCTGACCGACGATGACGAGGCCAACCTGGCCGTCGTGCAGGCCACGGCGTTGCTGCGGCCCGATCTCCTCGTGATCAGCCGCGCGGTCTCGCCGGCGACAGCTGAACGGATGCGCGCCTTCGGCACGCCGACCGTCGTCAACCCGTTCGATCGGTTTGGCGATCACCTCCGCGTGGCGCTACGCGCCCCGGCCTCTTATCAGCTCATGACCTGGCTGGAGAGCGGGCCCGGCGCCCGGCTGCCACCCCGCGGGTCGCCGCCGTCGAACGGGCACTGGGTGATCTGCGGCTACGGCCGCTTCGGTCGGGAGGTTACGCAGGACCTGCGGGCGGAGGGTCTGGACGTGACCGTGGTCGAGTCTGAGGACGTGGCCGAGGAACGCCCGGACACCATCGCCGGGTACGGCTATGAACCGGGCGTTCTGACCCGGGCCGGGATCGAACGCGCCGTCGGGTTCGTAGCCGGCACAGACAACGACACCACCAACCTCTCGCTGATCGCTTCGGCCCGGCGAGCCAACCCGACGTTGTTCGTTGCGGCGCGGCAGAACAAGGCGGCCAGTGCGCCGCTGTTCGCGGCCGTGGACGTTGACTCGATGCTGGTCCCGGCAGATGTTGTCGCACACGAGGTGTACGCGCTTCTGGCCACGCCCCTGATGTGGCGGTTCCTCCGTGAGGTGCCCCGGCGCGAAGATGCCTGGGCCGCCGCCATCATCGACCGACTGACGCTCCTGTGTGGGGAGCAGTTGCAGGCGGTGTGGAAAGTGCGGCTGACGGCGACAGAGGCCCCAGCCTTGAAAGCGTGGCTCGCCGAGGGCGGGGCGCGCCTGGGGGACCTGCTGCGCAATCCCGACGACCGCGACGAGCCGCTGCACGCGGTCCCGCTGCTGCTGGCCCGCGCCGCCGGGGGTGGCGACGACTCGGGATTCGTGCTGGCTCCGGACGATGATGTGGTGCTGGCTCCGGACGACGAGCTGCTGCTGGTCGGCTGGCCGTCCGCGCGTCGCCTTCTCGACGCCACGCTCCTGGTCGACGCCACCCGGGAGTACGTCGTGCACGGACGGCACGTGCCCTCCAGTTGGGTTTGGCGCAAGCTCAGCCGTCGTACCGCCTAG
- a CDS encoding IS481 family transposase: MSHRNAPLSETGRLRLARCVVEDGWTLRRAAERFQVAVTTAQRWAARYRELGPAGMADRSSRPHHSPNQTPARTERRIIKVRVTRRWGPARIGYLLGIHPSTVHRVLTRYGIARLRWLDRPTGRVVRRIETAAVGELVHIDVKKVGKIPDGGGWRMRGRAIGKRNSQAHKTGVRSKHRHPVRGYHFLHTAIDAHSRLVYSELLADERKETAAGFWIRANAWFNQCGIIVSKVLTDNGSCYRSHAFRDALGDIEHRRTRPYRPQTNGKVERFHRTLADEWAYARLYTSDTERCAEYPRWLHTYNHHRGHTALGGQPPASRVPNLSGQYS, from the coding sequence GTGTCCCACCGTAATGCCCCATTGTCAGAAACCGGTCGTCTGCGCCTGGCTCGTTGCGTCGTCGAAGACGGCTGGACGCTGCGCCGGGCCGCGGAGCGCTTTCAGGTCGCGGTCACCACGGCCCAGCGCTGGGCGGCCCGATACCGCGAGCTGGGGCCGGCCGGTATGGCCGATCGCAGCTCACGCCCGCACCACAGCCCGAATCAAACCCCGGCCCGCACTGAGCGACGGATCATCAAAGTCCGGGTCACGCGCAGGTGGGGACCAGCCCGAATCGGTTATCTGCTGGGCATTCATCCCTCCACGGTGCACCGCGTGCTGACGCGTTACGGGATTGCCAGGCTGCGCTGGTTAGACCGCCCGACCGGCCGGGTCGTGCGTCGCATCGAAACGGCTGCGGTTGGCGAACTGGTCCACATCGACGTCAAGAAAGTCGGCAAGATTCCCGACGGCGGTGGGTGGCGTATGCGGGGCCGTGCCATCGGGAAACGCAACTCGCAAGCTCATAAAACCGGAGTCCGCAGTAAGCATCGCCACCCGGTGCGCGGTTATCACTTCCTGCACACCGCCATCGACGCCCACTCGCGGCTGGTCTACAGCGAGCTGCTTGCCGACGAACGCAAAGAGACTGCCGCGGGGTTCTGGATTCGCGCCAACGCCTGGTTCAACCAATGCGGCATCATCGTCTCAAAGGTGTTGACCGACAATGGTTCCTGCTATCGGTCACACGCATTCCGGGACGCACTTGGTGATATCGAACACCGACGAACCCGCCCCTATCGGCCCCAGACCAACGGCAAGGTCGAACGCTTCCACCGCACCCTGGCCGACGAGTGGGCCTACGCCCGGCTCTACACCAGCGACACCGAACGCTGCGCCGAATACCCCCGCTGGCTGCACACCTACAATCATCACCGCGGCCACACCGCACTCGGCGGTCAACCACCCGCCAGCCGCGTACCCAACCTCTCAGGTCAGTACAGCTAG
- a CDS encoding TetR/AcrR family transcriptional regulator translates to MPKIVDHEERRKELIGATWRVICRVGLHNTTVGLIAAEAGYSHGIVAHYFSSKADVLHAAHQLTFSRLKEKVDELLSDAQNEPAAAKLRTIFDWMLPLDDERRTEAEVELNFWGQAVTTDDLLAARTGVLETEMAEWWMPLIAGCRSDGLLIHDGSDESIAKLLMAFIDGVSAYSVLFPQYYGFDAVRDLGVEFLSGIISPVPPPLIEAYPFQP, encoded by the coding sequence GTGCCCAAGATCGTTGACCACGAGGAGCGCCGCAAGGAGCTCATCGGCGCCACGTGGCGTGTCATCTGCCGGGTGGGTCTCCACAACACCACCGTCGGTCTAATCGCAGCCGAAGCGGGTTACTCGCACGGGATTGTCGCGCATTACTTTTCCAGCAAGGCCGACGTTCTGCATGCCGCACACCAGCTGACGTTCTCCCGACTCAAGGAGAAGGTGGACGAACTGCTGTCCGACGCCCAGAACGAACCGGCGGCCGCCAAGCTACGCACCATCTTTGATTGGATGCTGCCCCTCGATGACGAACGGCGCACCGAGGCCGAGGTCGAGCTGAACTTCTGGGGACAGGCCGTCACGACCGACGATCTACTTGCCGCCCGCACCGGGGTACTCGAGACCGAGATGGCCGAGTGGTGGATGCCGTTGATCGCGGGATGCCGCTCCGATGGCTTGCTCATTCACGACGGGAGTGACGAGTCCATTGCCAAGTTGCTCATGGCATTCATCGACGGCGTCTCCGCCTATTCGGTGCTGTTCCCGCAGTACTACGGATTCGACGCGGTGAGGGACCTAGGCGTCGAGTTCCTATCCGGAATCATCTCGCCCGTCCCACCGCCGCTGATCGAGGCGTATCCCTTCCAGCCGTGA
- a CDS encoding aspartate aminotransferase family protein: protein MQRAEGCRIQTDEGEFIDMFMAHGSNVVGHGRPEVVDAIKESLGTGVIAGYETGLGAEVASILTQLVPSAQAVRFVASGSEAAHAMMRIARAYTQRDIIIRIDGHFHGGSDYAMFNQLAPAIDADNPGGQVSRPIIRTGGVPAVVADTIAVVPWQDIDALHTAFAAYEGRVAGVLLTPIDYNNGCIVPERDYLAQVRDAATAHGAVLMFDEVLSGFKTGTDCAQGMFGVTPDLTALSKALSSSMPLSAIVGSVDVMSTVMRPGLTGTIQGGTYAGNIPGLAAAKATLDLVRAPDFYPSLYDRAEAFYRDLRDMFARVGLPATVQHAGCGFGIYVGTTEPVVNYAQVREFDGELRRQFFAACIANGVYFHTDFTVSDAHTPEDLHEVLTRMEHAAKTVV from the coding sequence GTGCAGCGAGCCGAAGGCTGCCGCATCCAGACCGACGAGGGCGAGTTCATTGACATGTTCATGGCTCACGGCAGCAACGTCGTCGGCCATGGTCGCCCCGAGGTGGTCGACGCTATTAAAGAGAGCCTCGGCACCGGTGTGATCGCCGGCTACGAGACCGGGCTCGGCGCAGAGGTGGCCAGCATCCTCACGCAGCTGGTGCCCTCGGCTCAGGCCGTTCGCTTCGTCGCCTCCGGTAGTGAGGCCGCGCACGCAATGATGCGGATCGCCCGCGCATATACGCAGCGCGACATCATCATTCGCATCGACGGCCACTTCCACGGCGGCAGTGACTACGCGATGTTCAATCAACTGGCACCCGCGATCGACGCCGACAACCCCGGCGGCCAGGTGTCCAGGCCGATCATCCGCACCGGTGGGGTGCCCGCCGTTGTCGCCGACACCATCGCAGTCGTGCCGTGGCAGGACATCGACGCTCTGCATACCGCGTTTGCGGCCTACGAGGGCCGGGTAGCAGGCGTACTGCTCACCCCGATTGACTACAACAACGGGTGCATCGTCCCCGAGCGCGACTACCTGGCGCAGGTGCGCGATGCCGCAACAGCCCACGGCGCCGTCCTGATGTTCGACGAGGTGCTGTCGGGCTTCAAGACCGGAACCGACTGCGCGCAAGGGATGTTTGGCGTCACTCCGGATTTGACCGCACTATCCAAGGCACTTAGCAGCTCGATGCCGCTGTCGGCGATTGTCGGCAGCGTCGACGTGATGTCGACCGTCATGCGCCCCGGACTGACAGGCACGATCCAAGGCGGTACCTACGCGGGAAACATCCCTGGCTTGGCTGCAGCCAAGGCGACGCTTGACCTCGTCCGCGCGCCCGACTTCTACCCGAGCCTGTACGACCGCGCCGAGGCGTTTTACCGCGACCTGAGGGACATGTTCGCGCGGGTCGGCCTGCCTGCCACGGTCCAGCACGCGGGATGTGGATTCGGCATTTACGTCGGCACGACCGAACCCGTCGTGAACTACGCCCAGGTTCGCGAATTCGACGGTGAACTGCGCAGGCAGTTCTTCGCGGCGTGCATCGCCAACGGCGTCTACTTCCACACCGACTTCACGGTGTCGGACGCGCACACCCCCGAGGATCTCCACGAGGTCCTCACTCGCATGGAACACGCCGCCAAGACCGTCGTCTAA
- a CDS encoding extracellular solute-binding protein codes for MESPRIMQQAMSRRTFGRGALALGLGAAGLPALLSACGGGGSGEGKLAVLAPAAPDPTPVGVADFGSAAEASFTKWQSEHQVEVAYEALPWPQLHDRIATTFASGSAGPDVLYMGGWIPEFSDHLVNLSDLMPAEIVSNMPKSAIESTTWHGENKGMIFTNSVLSLYYNTEHFAEAGLSGPPANWQQFKEYATELNNGKHYGFVLNYGDPVGVGGTASYWMVFLQQAGGTMYGADGTPAFNTPEGVDALQFMIDLQKAGGDPASISYVGINDAAAVFLSGKASMMWNWPLTYSQAQKADQSSIVGKVGAAVLPAGAAGTASLDGADAWSVAATAKDQELAAQLIQYYLSPEQQKAQVLQTGWLPILTSVMSDPEVQKAAPNAKAILEQRQSPCNSFLTPDYTQVTQAIGSEVQAALQGDKTAAQAIGDADKSVRAIVASRS; via the coding sequence GTGGAATCACCAAGAATCATGCAGCAAGCGATGTCCCGCCGTACCTTTGGCCGTGGCGCACTCGCGCTCGGCCTCGGCGCGGCAGGCCTTCCCGCCCTGCTGAGTGCCTGCGGCGGCGGCGGTTCCGGCGAGGGTAAGCTCGCCGTACTGGCCCCCGCGGCACCCGACCCGACGCCTGTGGGCGTTGCGGACTTCGGTTCGGCCGCGGAAGCCAGCTTCACCAAGTGGCAGAGCGAGCACCAGGTCGAGGTCGCCTACGAGGCGCTGCCCTGGCCGCAGCTGCACGACCGGATCGCGACCACGTTCGCGTCCGGCTCGGCGGGCCCCGACGTGCTCTACATGGGTGGCTGGATCCCCGAATTCTCCGACCACCTCGTCAATCTCAGCGATCTGATGCCGGCCGAAATCGTTTCTAACATGCCAAAGTCCGCAATCGAGTCGACCACTTGGCATGGTGAGAACAAGGGCATGATCTTCACCAACTCGGTGCTCAGCCTCTATTACAACACCGAACACTTTGCCGAGGCCGGCCTCAGTGGTCCGCCCGCGAACTGGCAACAATTCAAGGAGTACGCCACCGAACTAAACAACGGCAAGCACTACGGCTTTGTTCTCAACTACGGCGACCCCGTCGGCGTCGGCGGCACGGCGTCGTACTGGATGGTGTTCCTGCAGCAGGCTGGCGGCACCATGTACGGCGCCGACGGAACGCCGGCCTTCAATACCCCCGAGGGCGTCGACGCGCTGCAGTTCATGATCGACCTGCAGAAAGCAGGGGGTGACCCCGCCTCCATCTCATACGTCGGCATCAACGACGCCGCGGCAGTCTTCCTGTCAGGCAAGGCGTCCATGATGTGGAACTGGCCGCTGACCTACTCGCAGGCACAGAAGGCCGACCAATCATCCATCGTGGGCAAGGTAGGTGCCGCGGTGCTACCGGCCGGGGCAGCGGGCACCGCATCACTCGACGGTGCCGACGCCTGGAGCGTAGCCGCGACGGCGAAAGACCAGGAACTTGCCGCACAGCTGATCCAGTACTACCTCAGCCCGGAGCAGCAGAAGGCGCAGGTGCTGCAGACCGGCTGGCTCCCAATCCTGACCTCAGTGATGTCCGATCCGGAGGTGCAGAAGGCCGCGCCCAACGCCAAGGCGATCCTCGAGCAGCGTCAGTCACCGTGCAACAGCTTCCTCACCCCTGACTACACGCAGGTGACCCAGGCCATCGGTTCCGAGGTCCAAGCCGCACTGCAGGGCGACAAGACCGCCGCACAGGCGATCGGCGACGCCGACAAGTCGGTGCGTGCGATCGTCGCCTCCCGTTCCTGA
- a CDS encoding carbohydrate ABC transporter permease, producing the protein MATLTTAEAEISLPAGPQRGRRRRGYTRRRRRAGWLYLSPALIVLAALLGFPIIQSFLMSFRSVRAAQGLFGGTWAGLANYQKLFDDPAVVKATANTVYFTVAEVVVVVAISLLFAQLLNHPRVKSSFFTVVLLIPWAIAPVANATIWKWIYNGNYGILNQALLALGVIDKPIVWLADPTTALNMMLFADIWKSIPFITLLLLAGLRGIPPVLYKAAKIDGASHLQTIWSITLPQIRPVLLICVVLQSIWAVKVFDLIYVLTKGGPADGTVTLNFLAYRSAFNFGDLGYGSALANLLFIIMFVAALIYVRLLGAQRRKPSVADAETAE; encoded by the coding sequence ATGGCGACGCTCACCACGGCCGAAGCAGAGATCTCGCTGCCCGCCGGGCCGCAACGTGGCCGCAGAAGACGCGGTTACACGCGGCGCCGACGGCGCGCGGGGTGGCTGTACCTGTCTCCGGCGCTGATCGTCCTCGCGGCGCTGCTCGGGTTCCCCATCATCCAGTCGTTCCTGATGTCGTTTCGGTCCGTTCGGGCGGCCCAGGGGCTGTTCGGCGGAACCTGGGCGGGGCTGGCCAACTACCAGAAGCTGTTCGACGATCCCGCCGTCGTCAAGGCGACCGCCAACACGGTGTACTTCACCGTCGCCGAAGTCGTTGTTGTCGTAGCGATCTCACTACTGTTCGCGCAGCTTCTGAACCATCCCAGGGTGAAGTCGTCGTTCTTCACGGTGGTCCTGCTCATCCCGTGGGCGATCGCCCCCGTGGCCAACGCGACGATCTGGAAGTGGATCTACAACGGCAACTACGGCATCCTCAATCAGGCTCTCCTAGCGCTGGGCGTCATCGACAAACCGATCGTATGGCTGGCCGATCCGACCACGGCGCTCAACATGATGCTGTTTGCCGACATCTGGAAGTCAATTCCGTTCATCACGCTGTTGCTGCTGGCTGGGCTGCGCGGCATCCCGCCGGTGCTCTACAAGGCGGCCAAGATCGACGGCGCGTCGCACCTGCAGACGATCTGGTCGATCACCCTGCCGCAGATCCGCCCGGTACTGCTGATCTGCGTGGTGCTGCAGTCGATCTGGGCTGTCAAGGTATTCGACCTGATCTACGTCCTGACCAAAGGTGGACCCGCCGACGGCACGGTCACGCTGAACTTTCTCGCCTACCGATCGGCGTTCAACTTCGGCGACCTCGGCTATGGCTCGGCGCTGGCCAACCTGCTGTTCATCATCATGTTCGTGGCCGCCCTGATCTACGTGCGCCTGCTGGGCGCGCAGCGACGTAAGCCGAGCGTCGCGGATGCGGAGACGGCCGAATGA
- a CDS encoding carbohydrate ABC transporter permease: MSTAKSRILLWTALTLFTVWTLAPIAWAIVSSLFPTSALTNTPMDLSLDRLTFDNFGASFTARGPNLMAAMGNSLLIAVTATCLGVIIGAPAGYALANLGIRRNGAILMAVLASQMFPAIVLVIPLFVVLANLGLVGTYAALIIVHLTFIVPIVIWVTKGFFEAIPPQLEKSAAIDGANMWNTFRLIVLPLAAPSIFAVGVFAFIESWNEFFFAVILSSSQTKTVPLTIAEFSGQFQTLYGEMIAASVISSIPVVLLAIVFRRYLVEGFVEGSVKG, from the coding sequence ATGAGCACCGCTAAATCGCGGATCCTATTGTGGACGGCCCTCACGCTCTTCACGGTGTGGACACTGGCGCCAATTGCATGGGCAATCGTCTCCAGCCTGTTTCCCACGTCCGCACTGACGAACACGCCGATGGACCTCTCGCTCGACCGTCTCACGTTCGACAACTTCGGCGCGTCGTTCACCGCCCGGGGTCCCAACCTAATGGCCGCCATGGGCAATTCGCTGCTGATTGCCGTCACCGCGACGTGTCTCGGCGTGATCATCGGCGCCCCGGCCGGCTACGCGCTGGCCAACCTCGGGATCCGGCGCAACGGCGCGATCCTGATGGCCGTACTGGCTAGCCAGATGTTCCCAGCGATCGTACTGGTCATTCCGTTGTTCGTCGTGTTGGCGAACCTTGGACTCGTCGGCACCTATGCAGCGCTGATCATCGTCCATCTGACGTTCATCGTGCCGATCGTCATCTGGGTGACCAAGGGCTTCTTCGAGGCGATCCCCCCGCAACTCGAGAAGTCGGCAGCCATCGACGGTGCCAACATGTGGAACACCTTCCGTCTGATCGTCCTTCCGCTGGCTGCGCCGTCGATCTTCGCTGTCGGTGTATTCGCGTTCATCGAGTCGTGGAACGAGTTTTTCTTCGCCGTGATCCTGTCGAGTTCCCAGACGAAGACCGTGCCGCTGACGATCGCCGAGTTCAGTGGCCAGTTCCAGACGCTCTACGGCGAGATGATCGCCGCCTCCGTCATCTCCAGCATCCCGGTGGTGCTGCTGGCCATAGTCTTCCGACGGTACCTCGTCGAAGGCTTCGTAGAAGGATCGGTGAAGGGCTAA
- a CDS encoding ABC transporter ATP-binding protein yields the protein MAEIQLVDVVKRYGSVTACNGIDLEIRDGEFLTLLGPSGCGKSTMLNMIAGLEEITSGQILMDGRCVNEMTPSERDVAMVFQSYGLYPHMTVAQNIGFSLRMKKRPKSEISERVRSVAAALELTPLLGRLPRELSGGQQQRVALGRAVVREPRVFLFDEPFSNLDAALRVRMRGEVKILHERIGVTSIFVTHDQEEALSMSDRIVVLSNGYIEQVGTPREVYSRPASKYVASFVGSPQMSFLSGEIDRDGARPGYRCGTAVFDLDENDAAAAAAGEVDLGVRAEHVWLDRGGVDATVTVCQPQGPATDVTVAWEGGTLIARVPGFASYETGTTVTVSIDPNGRHWFDRSSGKRIESGRQADLRKQPVHA from the coding sequence ATGGCAGAAATCCAGCTGGTCGACGTCGTCAAGCGGTACGGTTCGGTAACTGCCTGCAACGGAATCGACCTCGAGATCCGCGACGGTGAGTTCCTTACCCTGCTCGGGCCTTCGGGGTGCGGCAAGAGCACGATGCTCAACATGATCGCGGGTCTGGAGGAGATCACGTCGGGCCAGATCCTGATGGACGGACGCTGCGTCAACGAGATGACGCCGTCGGAGCGGGACGTCGCAATGGTGTTCCAGTCCTATGGGCTCTACCCGCACATGACAGTCGCACAGAACATTGGTTTCTCGCTGCGGATGAAGAAGCGCCCGAAATCCGAGATCTCGGAACGCGTCCGCAGCGTCGCCGCTGCGCTGGAGCTGACACCGCTGCTCGGCAGGTTGCCGCGCGAGCTGTCCGGCGGACAGCAGCAGCGTGTGGCCCTCGGCCGCGCCGTGGTGCGAGAACCGCGGGTCTTCCTGTTCGACGAACCATTCTCCAACCTCGATGCAGCACTTCGGGTCCGGATGCGCGGCGAGGTCAAGATCCTCCACGAGAGGATCGGCGTGACGTCCATCTTCGTCACGCACGACCAGGAGGAGGCCCTGTCGATGTCCGATCGCATCGTCGTCCTCAGCAACGGGTACATCGAGCAGGTGGGAACTCCGCGCGAGGTGTACAGCCGTCCCGCGTCCAAGTACGTAGCTTCCTTCGTCGGTAGCCCGCAGATGTCGTTCCTCAGCGGGGAGATCGATCGAGACGGTGCTCGGCCTGGATATCGCTGCGGTACTGCGGTATTCGATCTAGATGAGAACGACGCCGCGGCCGCGGCCGCGGGTGAGGTCGATCTCGGCGTCCGCGCCGAGCATGTGTGGCTCGATCGCGGCGGCGTGGACGCGACGGTAACGGTGTGCCAGCCTCAAGGGCCCGCGACGGACGTCACCGTCGCCTGGGAGGGCGGCACGCTGATCGCCAGGGTTCCGGGATTCGCCTCCTACGAGACGGGTACGACGGTCACCGTCAGCATCGACCCGAACGGTAGGCACTGGTTCGACCGCAGTTCCGGCAAGCGCATCGAGTCCGGCAGGCAGGCTGATCTCCGCAAGCAGCCGGTACATGCCTGA
- a CDS encoding dimethylamine monooxygenase subunit DmmA family protein — MPDEGTHPAKTSVPQWPSAPPSLDPCAAEYMLLSLDSDAGDTARRWSAELTTASVPHQVVRIDGPAMPGWIAGCADWFADVASTKVVGWRVAAAGDEVGVLAAAAGARHAGMIDAEITTFAESRRRRMVFCVRCKATTLSTAGLGDRIDCAACQRRLVLRPHVSRAGGTYLGVAEPMHQPV; from the coding sequence ATGCCTGACGAGGGCACACACCCTGCCAAGACGTCCGTACCGCAATGGCCCTCGGCACCACCATCGCTCGATCCGTGCGCCGCGGAGTACATGCTGCTGTCACTCGACTCCGATGCCGGTGACACCGCGCGACGCTGGTCCGCTGAGCTGACTACGGCGTCGGTTCCGCACCAGGTGGTCCGCATCGACGGGCCGGCCATGCCCGGCTGGATCGCAGGATGCGCCGACTGGTTCGCCGACGTCGCGTCGACCAAGGTCGTCGGATGGCGAGTGGCGGCCGCCGGTGACGAGGTCGGTGTGCTGGCCGCCGCGGCTGGGGCGCGCCACGCCGGGATGATCGACGCGGAGATCACCACCTTCGCCGAGTCACGACGCAGGCGCATGGTCTTCTGCGTGCGCTGCAAGGCCACGACGCTGTCCACGGCGGGCCTCGGCGACCGCATCGACTGCGCCGCCTGTCAACGCCGCCTTGTGCTACGTCCGCACGTCTCACGTGCCGGTGGGACGTATCTGGGCGTGGCCGAGCCGATGCATCAGCCCGTGTGA